Sequence from the Sander lucioperca isolate FBNREF2018 chromosome 16, SLUC_FBN_1.2, whole genome shotgun sequence genome:
AGAACAGCTGTTCTTAAATCAGCGGGTTTGTGAATGTAGTTTGGTGCAGTTTGACTCTGACTGTCGGTTTATCTTCTGCAGCTCTTTAACTTTAAGAGCAAATCtacggaggaagaggaggaggatgaagatcTGTCAGACAGCGAGGACAGCATCTTCTCAGGACTGGAGGATTCTGGGAGTGATGAAGACGATGATGACGAAGAGCTATCAGATGATGGAGATGAAGAAGGCCTAGATGATGGAGAGCTGAAGCTGGAGCAGACTCAGCAgataggggtgtgtgtgtgtgtgtgtgtgtgtgtgtgtgtgttttaagagGGTTAACATTGAAGTTTCTCTCAACATCTCATCATTTATCTAAACTATCTATTCATGTATATCGTGTTATCAGCATATCACTTTCACATATCCATCGTCTGACTCACACCTCACTTTGTAATGCCTGCTtaatctgcactttatgtagcccGTATGTAGCCCTTATGTAGCCCTTATGTAGCCCGTATGTGGCCCGTATGTGGCCCGTATGTGGCCCGTATGTAGCCCGTATGTAGCCCGTATGTGGCCCGTATGTggcctgtatgtagcctgtatgtggcctgtatgtagcctgtatgtggcctgtatgtagcctgtatgtggcctgtatgtggcctgtatgtggcctgtatgtagcctgtatgtggcctgtatgtagcctgtatgtggcctgtatgtggcctgtatgtggcctgtatgtagcctgtatgtggcctgtatgtggcctgtatgtagcctgtatgtggcctgtatgtggcctgtatgtagcctgtatgtggcctgtatgtagcctgtatgtggcctgtatgtagcctgtatgtagcctgtatgtagcctgtatgtggcctgtatgtagcctgtatgtggcctgtatgtggcctgtatgtggcctgtatgtggcctgtatgtagcctgtatgtggcctgtatgtggcctgtatgtagcctgtatgtggcctgtatgtagcctgtatgtggcctgtatgtggcctgtatgtggcctgtgtgtagcctgtatgtagcctgtatgtggcctgtgtgtggcctgtatgtagcctgtatgtggcctgtatgtagcctgtatgtggcctgtatgtagcctgtatgtagcctgtatgtagcctgtatgtggcctgtatgtagcctgtatgtagtctgtatgtagcctgtatgtagcctgtatgtagcctgtatgtagcctgtatgtagcctgtatgtggcctgtatgtggcctgtatgtggcctgtatgtagcctgtatgtagcctgtatgtagcctgtgtgtagcctgtatgtagcctgtatgtagcctgtatgtggcctgtAGTTCCAGTTGCCTCCTGATTGGACACTTTGTCCTCTGACAGAGCTGCGTTGTCTTGCAGatagagacaaagaaagagacagaggagacggGGGAGACGGAGGAGACGGAGGGAGGACGGACAGAAAAAGCAAAGCAAGAAGACGAATATGTCCACGACTCTTCAGATGAGGAGGTGagtctgactgtgtctctgactgtcgctgtgtctctgactgtgtctctgactgtgtctctgactgtgtctctgtgtctctgactgtgtctctgactgtgtctctgtgtctctgactgtgtctctgactgtgtctctgagtctctgactgtgtctctgagtctctgactgtgtctctgactgtgtctctgtgtctctgactgtgtctctgtgtctctgactgtgtctctgtgtctctgacggtgtctctgactgtgcctctgtgtctctgactgtgtctctgactgtgtctctgtgtctctgactgtgtctctgtgtctctgactgggtctctgactgtgtctctgtgtctctgactgtgtctctgtgtctctgactgggtctctgtgtctctgactgtgtctctgtgtctctgactgggtctctgtgtctctgactgggtctctgactgtgtctctgtgtctctgacggtgtctctgtgtctctgactgggtctctgactgtgtctctgtgtctctgactgtgtctctgtgtctctgactgggtctctgtgtctctgactgtgtctctgtgtctctgactgggtctctgtgtctctgactgggTCTCTGACTGtgcctctgtgtctctgactgtgtctctgtgtctctgactgggtctctgtgtctctgactgggtctctgactgtgtctctgtgtctctgacggtgtctctgtgtctctgggtGTCTTCAGGACATCAGGAACACGGTGGGGAACGTCCCGATGGAGTGGTACCGGGACTTCCCTCACATCGGCTACAACCTGGACGGGAAGAAGATCTACAAGCCAATCAGGAACAAGGACGAGCTGGACGACTTCCTGGACAAGATGGACAACCCCGACTACTGGTGAGCCTGCTAACGTCATGCTAACGTCGTGCTAACGTCATGCAAACATCATGCTAACGTCGTTCTAACGTCATGCTAACATCATGCTAACATCATACTAACGTCATGCTAACGTCGTGCTAACATCATACTAACGTCGTCATGCTAACATTATACTAACGTCGTGCTAACATCATACTAACGTCGTCGTGCTAACATCTTACTAACGTCGTGCTAACATCATACTAACGTCGTGGTAACGTCATACTAACATCATACTAATGTCATGCTAACGTCATGCTAACATCATACTAACGTCATGCTAACACCATGCTAACATCATACTAACGTCGTGCTGACGTCATGCTAATGTCATGCTAACATCATACTAACGTCATGCTAATGTCATGCTAACATTGTGCTAATGGTGCTGAGGTCATGCTAACATCATACTAATGTCATACTAATGTCATGCTAACGTTGTGCTAATGTCATGCTAATGTTGTGCTAACGTCGTGCTAACGGTGCTGACGTCATGCTAACGTCGTGCTAGCGGTGCTGACGTCATGCTACCGTCATGATAACATCATACTAACGTCATGCTAACATCATACTAACGTCATGCTAACATCATGCTTACGTCGTGCTAACGGTGCTGACGTCATGCTAACGATGCTAACGTGCAGCGTtgtgtctgtccgtctgcaGGAGAACCGTCCCCGACAAgcagacaggaagtgatgttGTGCTGTCAGACGAGCAGGTGCAGCTGGTCAACCGTCTCCAGAGAGGACAGTTCGGAGACGCCAACTTCAACGAGTACGAGGTACGGAGACTCGTGTCCCCttcatgtctttgtgtgtcacAAAGCTATTTAATCAGATTAAAAAATAGATTTGTTAAAAAAGTATAGGACTACCTGTAGCACATTcctcacatacccttcaccatacccccacatcatcacatacccttcaccatacccccacatcatcacatacccttcaccataccccacatcatcacatacccttcaccataccccacatcatcacatacccttcaccatacccccacatcatcacatacccttcaccatacccccacatcatcacatacccttcaccatacccccacatcatcacatacccttcaccataccccacatcatcacatacccttcaccatacccccacatcatcacatacccttcaccataccccacatcatcacatacccttcaccataccccacatcatcacatacccttcaccatacccccacatcatcacatacccttcaccataccccacatcatcacatacccttcaccataccccacatcatcacatacccttcaccatacccccacatcatcacatacccttcaccatacccccacatcatcacatacccttcaccataccccacatcatcacatacccttcaccataccccacatcatcacatacccttcaccataccccacatcatcacatacccttcaccctaccccacatcatcacatacccttcaccatacccccacatcatcacatacccttcaccatacccccacatcatcacatacccttcaccataccccacatcatcacatacccttcaccatacccccacatcatcacatacccttcaccatacccccacatcatcacatacccttcaccatacccccacatcatcacatacccttcaccatacccccacatcatcacatacccttcaccataccccacatcatcacatacccttcaccataccccacatcatcacatacccttcaccataccccacatcatcacatacccttcaccatacccccacatcatcacatacccttcaccatacccccacatcatcacatacccttcaccataccccacatcatcacatacccttcaccataccccacatcatcacatacccttcaccatacctagagattaacatggttgtatgtcagttagcctaatagctggtttgatttgcattgagagatgattttatggaaagtaccccatgccaatctctaggtatggtgaagggtatgtgatgatgtggggtatggtgaagggtatgtgatgatgtggggtatggtgaagggtatgtgatgatgtgggggtatggtgaagggtatgtgatgatgtgtttGATTCCAGCCCCAGGTGGAGTTCTTCAGCCTATATTAATGTGTATATtgatgtgtttattgtgtatattaatgtgtatattgtgtatattAATATGCGTGTGATTCCAGCCCCAGGTGGAGTTCTTCAGTCGGGACGTGATGCTCCACCCGGTCACTAACCGGCCGGCCGATAAGAGGAGCTTCATCCCGTCTCTCATCGAGAAGGAGAAAGTGTCCAAGCTGGTGCACGCCATAAAGATGGGCTGGATCAAACCCCGCCGGGTGGAGGACGACAGCAGGGGGCGCTACTACGACCTCTGGGCCAATGAGGACTCTTCTATTCTGGCCCGACACAAGATGCACCTCCCAGCCCCCAAAATCCCTCTGCCGGGACACCAGGAGTCCTACAACCCCCCACCGGAGTACCTGTTCACCGACGAGGAGGTAAGTACACCTCAGCCCTGTTAGAAGTGGTTCTACTTTACTAAATAGATAGAGAAACTGGACtccccaaacccaccagactccatgtaaataatcaggacttttagcatcgtaaaacacacttcataaaaagtggacagaaactaaatcaaactatcaaaagccgtcttggttcatctttccactgttccaacaatcaccactctggtttggttgaaataaacccttaattcacccatttacatgtggagatatgctggctctatacacgctaaaagtactgattatttacatggagtctggtggaaatatgctggctctatacacgctaaaagtagtgattatttacatggagtctggtggaaatatgctggctctatacacgctaaaagtcctgattatgtacatggagtctggctctacacacgctaaaagtactgacttctctacctgtctccctaCTAGCGGGCCCTGTGGGAGCAGCAGGACCCATGTGACAGGAAGTTACCGTTTGTTCCCAGGAAGTTCTCCAGCCTCCGTCAGGTTCCGGCGTTTTCTCGGTTTATCCACGAGAGGTTTGAGCGCTGCCTGGACCTCTACCTGTGTCCCCGCCAGAGGAAGATGAGGGTGAGTTACAGCCAATCAGGACGCAGCACGCTCTGTCTGAGCCAATCAGGACGCAGCACGCCTGTCAGGAAGATCTGATCaataacctgtctctctctctgtctgtttatctgtctgtctctctctctctctctctgcctgtctgtctgtctgtctgtctctctctctgtctgtctgtctgcaggtgaaTGTGAATCCAGAGGATCTGATTCCCAAACTTCCCAAACCAAAAGACCTGCAGCCATTTCCAACAACACAGTctctggtacacacacacacacacacacacgcacaaagacacacacacacacacacacacaaagacacacacacacacacacacacaaagacacacacacacacaaagacacacacacaaagacacacacacacacgtgttttcACAAAGATGATGTAAAAGTGTACACgcactaactgtgtgtgtgtgtgtgtgtgtgtgtgtgtgtgtgtgtgtgtgtgtgtgtgtgtgtgtgtgtgtgtgtgtgtgttcaggtgtatCGTGGTCACAGTGGTCTGGTTCGCTCCATCAGTGTGTCTCCGTCAGGACAGTGGCTCGCCTCAGGTAACACTCCGGTCCTCACAGAGATGGAGAAATGACAAACACATCAGTAATACTGAGTATGagttctgagtgtgtgtgtgtgtgtgtgtgttatgaataACGGTTGATTTGAATGCGTGCAGGCagtgatgagtgtgtgtgtgtgtgtctctgtgtgtgtgtgtctctgtgtgtgtgtgtgtgtgtgtatgtgtgtgtctctctgtgtgtgtgtgtgtgtgtgtgtgtgtctctctgtgtgtgtgtgtgtgtgtgtgtctctgtgtgtgtgtgtgtgtgtgtgtgtgtgtgtgtgttatgaataACGGTGTATTTGAATGCGTGCAGGAAGTGATGATGGCTCCGTGAGGTTCTGGGAGGTTTGTTCGTCTCGCTGTCTGAAGACGGTCCAGGTGGGCGGAGCTGTGAAGAGTGTCGCCTGGAACCCCaacccgtctgtctgtctgctggctgtcgccCTGTAaggacctgtctgtctgtctgtctgtctgctggctgTCACCCTGTAAGaacctatctgtctgtctgctggctgTCACCCTGTAAGaacctgtctatctgtctgtctgctggctgTCACCCTGTaagaacctgtctgtctgtctgctggctgTCACCCTGTAAGaacctatctgtctgtctgtctgctggctgTCACCCTGTaagaacctgtctgtctgtctgctggctgTCACCCTGTAAGAACCTGTCTGTCTAAATGATCTTCCTTTGACCCAGACTAGTGTTAACCAGACTAGTGTTAACCAGACTAGTGTTGACCCAGACTAGTGTTAACCAGACTAGTGTTGACCCAGACTAGTGTTAACCCAGACTAGTGTTAACCCAGACTAGTGTTGACCCAGACTAGTGTTGACCCAGACTAGTGTTGACCCAGACTAGTGTTAACCCAGACTAGTGTTGACCCAGACTAGTGTTGACCCAGACTAGTGTTGACCAGACTAGTGTTGACCCAGACTAGTGTTAACCCAGACTAGTGTTAACCCAGACTAGTGTTGACCCAGACTAGTGTTGACCCAGACTAGTGTTGACCCAGACTAGTGTTAACCCAGACTAGTGTTGACCCAGACTAGTGTTGACCCAGACTAGTGTTGACCAGACTAGTGTTAACCCAGACTAGTGTTGACCCAGACTAGTGTTAACCAGACTAGTGTTAACCCAGACTAGTGTTGACCCAGACTAGTGTTGACCCAGACTAGTGTTGACCAGACTAGTGTTGACCCAGACTAGTGTTGACCCAGACTAGTGTTGACCAGACTAGTGTTGACCCAGACTAGTGTTGACCCAGACTAGTGTTGACCCAGACTAGTGTTGACCAGACTAGTGTTGACCAGACTAGTGTTAACCAGACTAGTGTTGACCCAGACTAGTGTTGACCCAGACTAGTGTTGACCCAGACTAGTGTTGACCAGACTAGTGTTAACCCAGACTAGTGTTGACcatgtgtgttctgtgtttcaGGGACTCGGTGGTGTTGatcctgtctccctctctggcagacagacaggtggtcCTGTCGTCAGAGCGACTCCTGTCGGCCCCTCAGGAGGCGGATGCTAACGAGGGGGCGGGGCCAGTTACCTGGAGCGAGACTGAGGGGGAGGAGCTTAACCACGGGATCCGCCTCAAAATCCAACACCCCAAAGTAAGAACAGATACATGATGAATTCAATTTgaatgaaattgtcatcgtaggtgcatgtccactgtgagagacataatctaaaaaaaaaaatccagaaatc
This genomic interval carries:
- the LOC116066768 gene encoding ribosome biogenesis protein bop1-like isoform X1; translated protein: MEESSSSSTRSAAQTHKIKEKEPQKGGKKRTKAEEEEEEELFNFKSKSTEEEEEDEDLSDSEDSIFSGLEDSGSDEDDDDEELSDDGDEEGLDDGELKLEQTQQIGIETKKETEETGETEETEGGRTEKAKQEDEYVHDSSDEEDIRNTVGNVPMEWYRDFPHIGYNLDGKKIYKPIRNKDELDDFLDKMDNPDYWRTVPDKQTGSDVVLSDEQVQLVNRLQRGQFGDANFNEYEPQVEFFSRDVMLHPVTNRPADKRSFIPSLIEKEKVSKLVHAIKMGWIKPRRVEDDSRGRYYDLWANEDSSILARHKMHLPAPKIPLPGHQESYNPPPEYLFTDEERALWEQQDPCDRKLPFVPRKFSSLRQVPAFSRFIHERFERCLDLYLCPRQRKMRVNVNPEDLIPKLPKPKDLQPFPTTQSLVYRGHSGLVRSISVSPSGQWLASGSDDGSVRFWEVCSSRCLKTVQVGGAVKSVAWNPNPSVCLLAVALDSVVLILSPSLADRQVVLSSERLLSAPQEADANEGAGPVTWSETEGEELNHGIRLKIQHPKAVQQVSWHAKGDYVASVMPDHSSNLQVLIHQLSRRRSQNPFRKNKGLVQCVSFHPVRPYFFVGTQRSVRIYNLVKQEMTKKLQANSKWISSMAVHPGGDHVICGSYDCRLSWFDLDLSTKPYKMLRHHKKAVRGVAYHRLYPLFASASDDGTVIVCHGTVYNDLLQNPLIVPVKVLRGHEITHDLGVLDVTFHPTQPWVFSSGADATIRLFT
- the LOC116066768 gene encoding ribosome biogenesis protein bop1-like isoform X2; amino-acid sequence: MEESSSSSTRSAAQTHKIKEKEPQKGGKKRTKAEEEEEEELFNFKSKSTEEEEEDEDLSDSEDSIFSGLEDSGSDEDDDDEELSDDGDEEGLDDGELKLEQTQQIGIETKKETEETGETEETEGGRTEKAKQEDEYVHDSSDEEDIRNTVGNVPMEWYRDFPHIGYNLDGKKIYKPIRNKDELDDFLDKMDNPDYWRTVPDKQTGSDVVLSDEQVQLVNRLQRGQFGDANFNEYEPQVEFFSRDVMLHPVTNRPADKRSFIPSLIEKEKVSKLVHAIKMGWIKPRRVEDDSRGRYYDLWANEDSSILARHKMHLPAPKIPLPGHQESYNPPPEYLFTDEERALWEQQDPCDRKLPFVPRKFSSLRQVPAFSRFIHERFERCLDLYLCPRQRKMRVNVNPEDLIPKLPKPKDLQPFPTTQSLVYRGHSGLVRSISVSPSGQWLASGSDDGSVRFWEVCSSRCLKTVQVGGAVKSVAWNPNPSVCLLAVALDSVVLILSPSLADRQVVLSSERLLSAPQEADANEGAGPVTWSETEGEELNHGIRLKIQHPKAVQQVSWHAKGDYVASVMPDHSSNLQVLIHQLSRRRSQNPFRKNKGLVQCVSFHPVRPYFFVGTQRSVRIYNLVKQEMTKKLQANSKWISSMAVHPGGDHVICVCR